The Lacticaseibacillus rhamnosus DNA window GGCTTGAAGTCGCCAACAACCACTGGTGCCCATTGATCTTGCCATTGCATGGTGGACTGCCCGGTTAATTGGGCTTTGCGCGTGAGATAGGCAGCGAAAGGCGCTTTATTGGCGCTGATGGTTTGCCACATTTGATCCAAGGTGGCACGCTTCATCCGGTTATATTGCAGTGGCTTGTATAGATAATCTGGATACTGATGTAAGCGATAGTTGGTCAAGCGGAACCCGGCAATATGGTTGAGGGTTTCGCCAAACAAACTGGCATGATCGCTCCAAACTTGTTCCCAAACATTGAAAACGTCCTTGCGCGTCTTAGGATCAGGTGCACCTTCAAACTTATTTTGCGTTTGACCGGCACTTAGCTCGGTCGTTTCGCCATTTTGAGTGATCGGGAACTTAAGACTGCCACTGAGCGTTGTATAGTGATTACTCCAGCCGGTGAATCCATCAACCGCCAAGTCATTGATCATGGTTTCGGTTTTATCATCAAGCAATTCCTTGGCCTGATCACGAATTTCACTTAAACCAAAACGACTCTCAGCCAATGTACCAGTAGCCGTCAACTGATCGAAAGCAGTTTGTGGCATGGCGGCTAATTTCTTTGCCAAGGGGTTGTTAATGTTTTGAAAACGGGTTTCTAGTGTTGTAAGTTGTCCTAGCAGGGGACCGGTTTTTAAGTTGGCAGTATCGGCGCTGGCAATCATTTCGACAAAACTGCCTGTGGTGCCGAGACCTTTACTGATATCTTCAAAAAGTTGCCAAAGCGTTTTGAAATCGGTAAACTCAGGGGCATCATCTTCAGGCGACCACGCTGCTACTTGGGCTTCAAGTTGGGGCAATTCGTCGGTCACTGTCTGAATCCGTGCGGTAAGTTGTGGCGAGTCGATGCCACCTGGGAAGATTGAATCAAGATTCCAATTAATGGGGTAAGACATAACAGCACTTCCTTTCCAAATAGGTTCATTATACAGTAGATGAGAAAAGTATGAGTGAAAGTAGGTTGAATTTGTGAATTCTTTTAAACGGCATTGGGGATTATGGTTGACGGCCGCAATTTTATTTGTTTTGTTCGTCAGTTCTAGCATGACCTATAAGGAACAAACAACCGTCCCGTTAATGGAACGTTTGTTGCATAATGAGCCGTTCAAGCCATTCTTAAGTAGCATTCAGTTTAATTATGCCGGCGAGACACAGTCAGTTGCTAAAGTCGGATATTTTAAGTTCGTTGAGTTTTTTGTGCGCAAAGGGGCCCACGTTAGTATCTTTTTCTTATTGGGCTTGGGTTTGACGCAAGGGACGTTTATGTATCAAAAAAATCGGTGGTTGCATTGGCCGCTGATGGTGTTGAGTTGTACCGGAATTGCAGCATTTGATGAGTTTCATCAAATGCTGACAGGCGGGCGCACGCCGTTGTTTCAGGATGTGATGCTAGACACGGTTGCCGCTGCGATTGCAGTGACCTTCATGTGGGGATGGTTGTGGCGTCAGAAGCGGCGTTGAATAACCGCGCGTTCTTTGCTATAATTTTAGCGATCCATATGCTTCTATACTTATGAAAAGAGGGTTTATCATGTCAGGACATTCCAAATGGCATAACATTCAGGGCCGTAAGAACGCTCAGGATGCGAAGCGTGGTAAGATTTTCCAGAAGTTATCACGTGAATTATACATGGCAGCAAAGCAAGGTGGTCCTGACCCCAGTGGTAACCCATCCCTCCGTTTGGTCATGGACAAAGCCAAAGCTGCCAACATGCCTAAGGACAATATCAAGCGGGCATTAGACAAGGCGAGTGATCGCGATGCGGCTAATTATGATGAAGTTACCTATGAAGGCTATGGCCCGGGTGGCGTTGCAATCCTGGTTGAAGCGTTAACGGACAATCGAAATCGAACCTCCAGTTCAGTTCGGGTTGCCATCACCCGTCATGGCGGCAATATGGCGGCAGCCGGTGCGGTTTCTTACATGTTTGATCGCAAAGGGTATCTCGTTATCTCACGTGAAGCGTATGATGTCGATGAAGATCAGATGTTGGAAGATGCACTCGAAGCTGGGGCTGAAGATATGCAAACTTCAGACGATGCTTACGAAATCTACACCGATCCCAAAGAATTCGCACAGGTTCGCGATGCTTTGGAAGAAAAAGGGTATAAATTCGTCCAGAACGAATTGACGATGGTACCACAAAATCTGACCCCGATTCCTAAAGATAAAGTCGAACAATTCCAAGCCATGATCGATCAGCTAGAAGACGATGATGATGTGCAAGAAGTCTACACAGCTGGCGACTGGCCGGACGATTAATGAGTTGAATAAATGAGTGAAGAGGCTGGGCTATCATTCCCAGTTTCAAACTAAAGGCGTACTATTTCTCGAATTTGACGAGAAATGGTACGCCTTTTAGATTCTCTACATTAGTATCAATAGCATTTAACGATTTTAGCACCAAGGCGGAGTAATCTCTGGCTAGATGGATGGCGTTGCATAGCTAGGGCGGAAACAGCGCGGCTAAGGGACAGAGTGTGAGCATCTTGAGACATAATGATCGTATTTTTAATCACCGTGATCAATGTCCTTATGTGCAAACGATGACACCCGAAAAAGCATGACGGGTAAATTTTTTATGTTAATGACAAACTCGTCCTTGCCTGCGAATTCTTTTAATGCAGGAGGAAAAAATATGCAGTCAGTGAAAACGTTATTGACCAACGCATTAGACAAAGGAGCCAGCGATATTTACTATTTGCCAAATCCGCATGGTTATCTGATTCGGCTTCGGTTACCGACAGGGTTAGTGACTTTAGGGCAACTGGAAACGCGCATAGGTCAGCAAGAGATTAATTATCTGAAGTTCATGGCTGGGATGAATGTTGCAGAGCATCGCCGTGTCCAGTTAGGCGCATTTTATCATCCGGACTCTGATGTTTTTCTGCGTTTAAGCTCGGTGGCAGATTTTCGGGGCCGCGAATCATTGGTGGTGCGACTGATCAGTGGTATTCCAGATGCGCAGGGTGCACGTCAGTTGTTGGATCGATTAATGAGTATTTTGACGCAACGCCGAGGCATGTTGACATTGGCTGGCCCAACCGGATCGGGTAAAACAACGTTACTGTACCAGCTTGCAACTCGCTTGGCCGCCTCGAAAATGGTGCTGTCTATCGAGGATCCTGTCGAAATTAATCAGCCCCAGTTTCTGCAACTTCAGGTTAACCCAGAAGCGGAAATGAGTTATCCGCAGTTGTTAAAGGCCGCTTTACGTCATCGCCCGGATGTATTGCTGATTGGTGAAATCCGCGATCGGCAAACCGCCCAGAGCGCCTGTGAAGCTGCCATTAGCGGTCATATTGTGCTTGCGACCGTGCACGCACGTTCGGCCAACGACACCCCACTGAGACTGACTAGCTTTGGCTTACCTGCCGAATTGGTTTCTGCCGCCTTAACAGCCAGTGCCGCAATCACGTTGCAGTATCGTCCAACGATTCATCCGGTAGCTGAAGTGGTTGTTTTTGAGCCGGCGCATCAAAGCGGTGCAACGGAGGTGGTTTCGTGAAAGTGCCTCTGATCGTTCAGGAACGTTTTTGTCGTCAAAGTGCAGCCTTAATGAAGGCGGGTTTCAATCTGAGTGACGTATTCGCCTATTTGCAAGTGAGTTTGCCTAAACACACCGCGATTTGGCAAGGAATTGAAAATGAATTGGCTAACGGCATAGCCTTTTCGGATGCAGTTGCGCGCCAGGATCTGGCACCGATTCTTTTCCAACAATTGCAGTTGGCTCAGGTTCATGGTGACTTAGCGAAAGCGTTGACGATTGCGGCGGATTATCTTCACTTACGGGTTCGCAATCGGCAACGCATTGTACAGTTGCTGGTTTATCCGTGTCTGTTATTGGCAATGCTGGTGGTCTTACAGATTGTCGTTGTTTTTGGCGTTCTTCCGGCGCTTTCTTTACCACAGTCGAATTTAGTCGCGCTTCAATTGATTGGGTTGGGCGTGGTGACAGTGATTGGATTCTTGGGTTACTGCTACTGGCATCGTTTGTCGCCGCTCAAACGTCTACTGGTGTTACAGAACGTCCCGGGGATGCGCCAACTGCTACGAACCTATTATCAGTTTCAGTTTACAGCAGGAGCGGCTCAATTTTTGTTGGCAGGTGCAGATATTGCCAACTTTTGCCAGCACTTAGCAACCTTAGACGGACCGATGGGGAAATTAGGCATCCGCATTCAGGCGAAGGTTCAACAGGGATACGAATTAAGTGTGGCGCTTCAAGAGCCGTTGATTCCCGCTGAAGTTGCCCGTTTGCTAACCATGGGCCAATCGCATCATTTGGTCGCAACCGGGTTAAAACTTTTTGGTGAACAGCTTTTCTCGCGGCTTCAACAACAATTGGAACGACTGGTGAGCTTGGTACAGCCGTTTTTGTTTCTAATCATCGGCGGAGAGATTTTACTGGTGTATTTACAAATCTTATTACCACTTTATCAATCTATAGGGGGTTAAGCATGAAACGAAAAAAGTTGCGCGCATTTACCTTAATTGAAGTAGTTGCGGCGCTGGGAGTCATTATTCTACTGACGCTCGCGCTGGTTTTGACCATTCAGGGCCAGATGAAACGTGTTGATACTCAGAACCTGAAAGCAACCGTGGCGACGGTCAACACCCAGTTGGAAATGACTTACAATGAGCCAGATCACGGCGGGGTTGATTTTAGTTCTCCGGATCAATTAGTTAAAAAAGACGTGATTTCACAAAGCCAGGCAGACACCCTTAAAAAAGGCGGGTTTAAGCTGACAGCAGGATCACCACCGACGTTTAGCAAATGAAACGGCTACATGGTTTTACCTTGATTGAAGTCGTGGCTGTCATGTTTGTCATAACTGCATTAGCAATCGTTGCGGTCCCGGTTGGCCGAAATGTTTTAACGCAATACCGCGAACGTGAATTTATGGAAGCCTTGGTGGAAGAATGGGAAATGCTTAAAATGCGGGCAAGAGCTGAACCATCAAGTGGCAATATGTATGTGAATGGTGAAAAAAGGGAAGTTAGATTCGTGACTCAAGGCAAGACAAAGATCCTTGCTTTCCCTGAATCATTGGCATTTGGTGGTGAAAGTAGGATGGAATGTAACCCAAACGGAAAAATAGTCACGGCAGGATCGTTATATTTCAGACATTTTAAAGACATTACTTGGAAGATAAGTTTTCAGCTAGGATGGGGGCGAGCAATATTGACCAAAAATTAAGTGGGGTGTTGTTAGTCGAACATCTTGCGGCTTTGGGCGTGGTTCTCATGGCTGTGGGTTGGTTGGCGTTATTGATGAGGACTTATCAGCAAGTTGTCATACCTGTCCGACAAGAAACCACTGCTTACTATGCCGCTCGCGTTGCTTTAATGCGGGTGCCTGCGCGTGGTGGGGAAACTCAGGTTAGCGTTGGCCCTGATGTTTGGAAGGTAGTGGTGAGCGCAAAGGAGGTTCGGGTTGATGCCAATAACTCGACGGCCAGCTATACCTTTAACCCTTAGCGCCTTCACCTTGATCGAAGTTGTGATTGGATTAGGAATCATAGTCGCGGTGATGTTGCTTTGGTCGCCGCTTTTGACAGGCGTTCAACGTTTTACAAATCAAGATCAATATTTACTGCATGCACTGCAAGCAGATGCAGACTTACAGGCTAATGTGCGGACCCATCGGATGAAACTCGAGTCGCTTAAACAGAAACGGGTCAGGCTTCAGGGAAAAGATGGTCATCAATCGAAATTTTATGTTTTTGAGTTTTATACCAAAAATGGCAACAGTATGATTCGCGCTAGAACCAATGATGGGGGCCATATTCCATTATTTATGCAAATCAAGTCCGGCCAATTTTTGGGGTCCGTTCATGGCTTTTTGTATGAGATAAGATTGGGTACTAACCAGACTTTTGAAGGCGGGGTGCGGCTTAATCAATGAAATTACGTGGAAGTGTGCTGGTTAATACCATCATTTTATTCGGTATATTTTTGACGATGACAATTGGGATGTTTAAGCAGTTTAACCGCTGGCAGCAGCATTATCAAATTATTAAGCAAGTCGAAAAGTCCCAGTTTAAGTCGGCTTATTCGCAGTGGCGGCAAAATGCGGAAGGAGTCAACCATCATGATAAGTCAGAAACAGCTGACAGTGCGAGCTTGAAATCTAGTCAGGCGAGTGAAGTAAGTGTCAGTCCAACGAGGTCAATGCCAGTGGTTGAAAAGACGGTCAGTGAGACAGATACCAAATCGGTGCCCTAGGTTAAAGAATGATCCCGCTTGAATAAGGTATTTCCAATCGGTACACTGGTAAATGGAGCGTTGAAGGGGCGCGTTAGCAGCAGACTCCCAATAAAATGCTTATTGGCCGTATATGGTCATGATGATGCGCGGCTTCAACCATAACGCGCTCACCGGCGCAGGGATCTGCATGTAAGGACCTTGGTCGCAATGGCCAAGATCGGGCCATCACGCCCAAGGCCACTTACACTCGATCCCTAAGCGCGCCGGTTCGCGCTCAATCATAACGCGCTCACCGGCGCAGAAGTCTGCGTGTAAGAACCTCAGTCGCAATGGCCAAAGTGCGGCCATCACGCCTGAGGCTGCTTACACTCCGACTTCTAAGCGCGCCGGTTCGCGCTCACTTTATTTAGGGGGTTGTCTTTGTGGCGAATGAACATCTTGAGAAGCTTTATCATGTTTTGGATGAAAGCACCACGATTTTGCATCAGCAGTTGAAATCTACTGATATTGCGGCAATTACTGAAGCTGGCGAAGATCTTTCTTCTGGTGAAGTGATGCAAGAAGATGGGTTGCCTAATGATGAAGCTAAGAAGAAACTGGAAGCTTTGTTTGGTCAGGTGAAGTTGGCAACATATGAACCGGAAGAAATACGGCAGGCTTTGCAGCTGGTACTGGTTAAAGCCATCAAAGTTGATGGCATTGAACCCAATAAACAGATCACACCGGATGCCATGGCCAGTCTTGCAACCTTTATGGCGACCGTTTTTGATCAGCAGCAACCGAACCAACTCAAAGTGGCGGACTTGGCAGTTGGAAGCGGGAACTTGTTGTTTGCAGTGATGAATCAACTACACAAAGCACGTAACGTTACGGTAAAAGGTTACGGTGTTGATAATGACGAGGCCTTGTTGGCGGTTGCCGGGATGAGCAGTAGCTTACAACACCTGGACGTTGAACTGTTTCATCAAGATGCACTGGATGGGCTTTTATTTAAGGATATTGATGTGGTGGTCTCCGATTTGCCGGTGGGGTATTACCCTGTAGATGAACGGGCAAAGAAATTTGCGACTGCAGCCAAAAAGGGTCATTCATATGCGCATCATTTGCTCATTGAACAAAGCATGAAAGTATTGAAACCAGGCGGATTGGGGATGTTTTATGTACCAAGTCGGGTCTTTCAGTCCGAAGAAGCTGCCGGTTTAACCGCATGGCTGGCGGAAAAAACTTACTTCCAAGGCTTGCTTAATTTGCCAGATGATTTTTTTGCCGATAAGCAAGCAGAAAAGAGCCTGCTGATTCTTCAAAAGCCAAGTCAGGACGTGAAGCGCGCTAAACAAGTCTTACTCGGTCAGTTCCCGAACTTGAATGATCGTGAGGCATTCGCCGCCTTCATTGCAAAGGTTAAAGACTGGGCTGCCGCCAATATTGCACAATAGGGCGCGGCGGCTTGTCTGTGAAGACTATGCGGAATTGCGTCAGGTTCCGGCGATACAATGTGGCGAGTGGGATCATCGCTAAGCTGGCTCTTAAAGGGAAAAATCAATCCTGCCTATTGCTGATTGTTAGAAATGAATCGTTAGACGTCAGAAAACTGGCGTCTATTTTTGACTCAAAATAAGCTACCGAGACGATTCTTCAAAGGGCATTTTCTGCTTTTTGGGGAACAATCAGGTAGAATAGATAGTTATAAACAGGAGGTTGGTTATGTCGTTATTGAGTATTGCTTACGTACTCATTGCCATTGTTGCTGTCGGCGTCACGATTTTTGACATTGTGCAGGTACGGATACGAGCGCGTCCGAAAGCATGGCGTATTCTTTTATATCTGGCAGTTGCGGCGTTTAGTCTGGTGTTAACCTTGCAACAAAGCCGTTCCTTTGACGACTTGATCAGCGGCGGGTTCATTGTTGTCATGTTTCTTTGTTTTGCAAGCTGGCAAAAAGGTTTAGCTGATCCCGCTATCATTGGTGGTTTGGGTAGTATTCGCATGTATCAGAATCTGACCGGGGTTGTCTTACAAGCTCAGCCTAAAGGAACGGTTTTGTTGGCACAGGCGGGAAATCTGACGGTGTTAAAATTGCAGTTTCGTCAGGATCCGCCGACCATTAACGCATTTTTAGCTGACAAGATGCCGCCTGACCGCATTAGTATTGACGATTAGGTGTGAATGATTTGGGGTTTTCTGAAAATGGTGTATAATTTTTCTAATACCGCATGCTATTATTCAGACGGCAACAACTATTTTGGCCGTCTCTATTAATAAGTGTGACACAAGGATAGTCAGACAATGATTAGTTTTAAGCTTGGTTCGCGCCGTTGAAACAAGATGAAAAATAAGTTTCAAGACTGTTTTATGCTTTTAAAGGAGGATGAGTATGCAAGCCGAAAAAGATGATCGGCCTGAACTAGCACGTCATTTGAAGAGTCGCCATGTTCAACTGATTGCAATAGGCGGCACGATTGGGACTGGCTTGTTTTTGGGCTCTGGTCAATCGATTCACTCGGCAGGACCGTCCATTTTATTTGCTTATTTAATAACTGGTGGCATTTGCTTTTTGCTAATGCGCGCATTAGGCGAGTTGTTGATGTCTGATGTGGATTCACATACTTTTATTGATTTCATCACAAAATACTTGGGTAAGGATGCCGGATGGGTGACTGGCTGGACTTACTGGATATGCTGGGTAGCACTTGCGATGGCTGAAGTGACGGCGATTGGATTATATATTCGGTTCTGGTTGCCTGAT harbors:
- a CDS encoding M3 family oligoendopeptidase translates to MSYPINWNLDSIFPGGIDSPQLTARIQTVTDELPQLEAQVAAWSPEDDAPEFTDFKTLWQLFEDISKGLGTTGSFVEMIASADTANLKTGPLLGQLTTLETRFQNINNPLAKKLAAMPQTAFDQLTATGTLAESRFGLSEIRDQAKELLDDKTETMINDLAVDGFTGWSNHYTTLSGSLKFPITQNGETTELSAGQTQNKFEGAPDPKTRKDVFNVWEQVWSDHASLFGETLNHIAGFRLTNYRLHQYPDYLYKPLQYNRMKRATLDQMWQTISANKAPFAAYLTRKAQLTGQSTMQWQDQWAPVVVGDFKPKTYTFDEAAEFIVNNFAKFSPKMAAFAQHAFENGWIEAEDRPGKRAGGYMTSVPDVKESRIFMTFDGSASGVSTIAHELGHAFHSSILKDMPVLRQNYAMNVAETASTFAELIVADATVKAASEPAEKLNLLDAKMANPLAMLLNIHARFLFEDSFYQEREHGIVSVPRLKALMTAAQEKAYAGGLSSFDPMYWADKLHFYFDNPPFYNFPYTFGYLFSSGIYAKAQQSDHFEDDYIALLRDTANMSTEALAKKHLGVDLTQPEFWQQGIDLAAKDAQQFMALSEAYLK
- a CDS encoding VanZ family protein — protein: MNSFKRHWGLWLTAAILFVLFVSSSMTYKEQTTVPLMERLLHNEPFKPFLSSIQFNYAGETQSVAKVGYFKFVEFFVRKGAHVSIFFLLGLGLTQGTFMYQKNRWLHWPLMVLSCTGIAAFDEFHQMLTGGRTPLFQDVMLDTVAAAIAVTFMWGWLWRQKRR
- a CDS encoding YebC/PmpR family DNA-binding transcriptional regulator, coding for MSGHSKWHNIQGRKNAQDAKRGKIFQKLSRELYMAAKQGGPDPSGNPSLRLVMDKAKAANMPKDNIKRALDKASDRDAANYDEVTYEGYGPGGVAILVEALTDNRNRTSSSVRVAITRHGGNMAAAGAVSYMFDRKGYLVISREAYDVDEDQMLEDALEAGAEDMQTSDDAYEIYTDPKEFAQVRDALEEKGYKFVQNELTMVPQNLTPIPKDKVEQFQAMIDQLEDDDDVQEVYTAGDWPDD
- a CDS encoding ATPase, T2SS/T4P/T4SS family; the encoded protein is MQSVKTLLTNALDKGASDIYYLPNPHGYLIRLRLPTGLVTLGQLETRIGQQEINYLKFMAGMNVAEHRRVQLGAFYHPDSDVFLRLSSVADFRGRESLVVRLISGIPDAQGARQLLDRLMSILTQRRGMLTLAGPTGSGKTTLLYQLATRLAASKMVLSIEDPVEINQPQFLQLQVNPEAEMSYPQLLKAALRHRPDVLLIGEIRDRQTAQSACEAAISGHIVLATVHARSANDTPLRLTSFGLPAELVSAALTASAAITLQYRPTIHPVAEVVVFEPAHQSGATEVVS
- a CDS encoding type II secretion system F family protein, whose product is MKVPLIVQERFCRQSAALMKAGFNLSDVFAYLQVSLPKHTAIWQGIENELANGIAFSDAVARQDLAPILFQQLQLAQVHGDLAKALTIAADYLHLRVRNRQRIVQLLVYPCLLLAMLVVLQIVVVFGVLPALSLPQSNLVALQLIGLGVVTVIGFLGYCYWHRLSPLKRLLVLQNVPGMRQLLRTYYQFQFTAGAAQFLLAGADIANFCQHLATLDGPMGKLGIRIQAKVQQGYELSVALQEPLIPAEVARLLTMGQSHHLVATGLKLFGEQLFSRLQQQLERLVSLVQPFLFLIIGGEILLVYLQILLPLYQSIGG
- a CDS encoding type II secretion system protein; the protein is MKRKKLRAFTLIEVVAALGVIILLTLALVLTIQGQMKRVDTQNLKATVATVNTQLEMTYNEPDHGGVDFSSPDQLVKKDVISQSQADTLKKGGFKLTAGSPPTFSK
- a CDS encoding type II secretion system protein translates to MKRLHGFTLIEVVAVMFVITALAIVAVPVGRNVLTQYREREFMEALVEEWEMLKMRARAEPSSGNMYVNGEKREVRFVTQGKTKILAFPESLAFGGESRMECNPNGKIVTAGSLYFRHFKDITWKISFQLGWGRAILTKN
- a CDS encoding class I SAM-dependent methyltransferase, coding for MANEHLEKLYHVLDESTTILHQQLKSTDIAAITEAGEDLSSGEVMQEDGLPNDEAKKKLEALFGQVKLATYEPEEIRQALQLVLVKAIKVDGIEPNKQITPDAMASLATFMATVFDQQQPNQLKVADLAVGSGNLLFAVMNQLHKARNVTVKGYGVDNDEALLAVAGMSSSLQHLDVELFHQDALDGLLFKDIDVVVSDLPVGYYPVDERAKKFATAAKKGHSYAHHLLIEQSMKVLKPGGLGMFYVPSRVFQSEEAAGLTAWLAEKTYFQGLLNLPDDFFADKQAEKSLLILQKPSQDVKRAKQVLLGQFPNLNDREAFAAFIAKVKDWAAANIAQ